The sequence CTGGAAATGACGGCCTCGGCATGCCAAAGTTCCAGAAACAGTGCAATTTCCTGTCATATCTCCTATCAATAGTTTCTTTAGCATATATGTTGATTAAATTTTGataagaataaataaaatggaaaaaatacGTACTATACAGACATATATTTAATGCGTCACCTGCCTATTCAATAAAGGATTCGAAGCATTCTACAAAAGATTCTAAATTATACGAATCAGGGTAGTGAATACAGATATTCAGGCCCATCTCTTCACAGTATGTATAGGAAAGAGACATTAATGTGGGGCGATTTATCGAACTTGTAAATCCCGTACTTacaattttgaaagatttgtCATCGCCGTTCATCGATAACGATATGTCGGAAACATCATTGATTTGAATCAATTTTGTCCTTGAATTTTGGATATGGAAATCGTCGTCATTGTCATACTTCATCCTCCTTATATCGTCATCATTAAACCCATTCTTTTCCCAACTCCTCAGTTTTGCCATAATAAAACCGCTAACGTGCTTTGTAACTTTATTAAATTGATATTCCATCAATCTTTCATTAAactcatcatcattatccTCGTTATCGTTACTGTTGGTCAAAAATTCGTTGGCGGAAAGTTCGTCATCAATTAGAGAAAGTGGACATTCGACCCTTAgttctttgaagaagagacCCAATGACCCACCTAAGCCTAAGTGGTTTCTTAAATTTATGGGAATAGTAAATACTATTGTACCGCTGAAATCCTTAACGAGAGGTTTTAAACATATCATTGCAATACCACAGATGAAACTTCTTAGACATATATGCTCTTGATTAACGATTGACTTTAAATAGTTAAACCTTTGGTTGTTTACTATCCCAAATACTGTTGTCCCGCATAATGAGGTGTGCGCATTTAGAATATCATTATACTTTTTCAGCTGTGTTGCAGATACTGACGAGCTGAGGGAAGTTTGATTGGTTAAATAGCCGAAAGGTCTTTTTAAAGTGTTATAGTAtattgatttgaaaaatgactGAGTTTGCTTGTGGAAGATTTGTGGTGTCATAGCGGGCAGGTGTAATTTTGCGCTATCATATATCGATTTGGGAAATTTTAATTCTGAGAGATTGATGTCATTGACATCAAACAAAATCCTATCTTCAGAGTGTGTTACTGTGCTGATTTCGTTTAActcttttaaaaataatttgTGAAAGTTAGCTGCTGAAAATATATCAAACAATACGTCGTGACCATGAAAAACCAATAGCGCTTCGTCAATTACATATAGTGTCCATAAAGGTTTATTTGATCCGGGAACAAATCTAGTCTTGTTGAAGGCATGACGCAAGAGATAAGGAGGTGGAACACCCCAATGGCAATTGACCTCCTTATCTTTTATGGTTTCAAACTCAATCACATTAACAATATCGGAAGTTTTCAGCTGCTTCAATGGCTCGAATTCCCATTCTTCGTTTACAGTTGCAAACAATGCCGGTTGCGATTTAATCAATCTCTTCAAAGTTGTTGCTATTAGGGGCAGAGTCAGACGAGAATCAtctttggaagaatttgTTCCGAGCGTGACTTCATCAGAATGCCAGTCAGCGTCATTTTCTCTACttaaagattttgaatatgTACTCGAAAAAATAGTTCCATTTCTTTGGTCATTCAAAGATTGAGtgagaatttttttttcaaaacttgaTAGTGGCCTAAACGTAGTCATTATGATAAAGTGAGGATGTGTCTGTGTTGTGAGTTACAAATGCACTTCTTTGGACAGGTATAACAAGGATAACGTATACACCCTTTTATATATGACCGTCCCCCCATACAAATTTGTGCTCGTATGCCGAGTGTGATCTACTCATCGCTTCGTTAATGAATCGTTTAGCCAAGAATATAGTAAACGTGTAGCAGAGTCATACCCCTGATGGCTGCAGACGCAGGGAATACTCAGCCTCGAAAcagttttcaatttatgTGCGTATGCATGGCTATAATCTTCTATTTCTGTCACCTTTCGTTTATTCTAAACGAATTTGCGACGTTCAACGAAAGCGcgttgaaaaaattaatctCTGAAGTTAAACGGTCGGAAAACAGACAAAAaagttgttgttattactTGTAGAGGAAAGAGCTATTTCATAGCTCGTTTGGGAATGCAGGGGTGACGTCCTTCTTCGGGTGTGTTGTCCTAACTTTCCTTAAACACATTGGGCTATCATACCagtgaaaaagaaacatacAATGGTCAGATTCGCTTTATTTGGCTACGAGAATGTGGCGGCTAAGTTCCCTCAACAACTATTCCACCAATCTTGATGGCTTTTCTAAGGCTCTAAGTAGACGTTAAGGTGGCTAAGATTCTAaaattttgccatttttcgAGGTTGTGCTTCGCCCTATCCCTTGGAAAACATTTCTAATCATCTTAAATTCTGTGATTGAGAACGTTTTAACGTTATCTTAAACGTTTCCATAGAAGAACGAACGTGAAGGTTTGTAGCTCGTTAAAAGGCGATCTTGAATGATGTGAAGAAGTGTAAAAGGCTTAGGAAAGTTGCTTGTTGACCCGGTGTCGTTCAATATACTCCTATTACCCAAATGGCAGTTTCATAGAGTGATATTATTTCGTTGCCTTGTGTAAGTTAGAAGTACTTCTTGTCGATTGTGAATTCGGATAGCCGCTAGAACGCCAATCATTGCGGAGGTTTGCCATCGCATGGATACCATAGCCATCTGCACATTCTAATATAGATTATATTACTTTAGACCATGTCATTTCATAATCGTTGGTTTAAGCGGTGTTGTTTCCACAGTTTGTATGAGAACTTTTGTCCAAAGTAAAGTATCAGTAACGTAATCTGAGCAAACCTACATTAAATCGTAACTCCGCGAGATTCTTTTGTTCAGGTGGATCAGCGGCGTGGTTTACTTCCGATTTGCTCATCGTGCGCATAGCAGCATTTATTCCTCTAATTCGCTCGATAATCAACCTTTCCGCACTACGACGGTGGCAATAGTTGGACCTTAAGATATGCCTATCTGAATACAATTCTTCAACTCACATCAGTGGGACACTAAATAAAGCATATGGTATGAAATACTATGAATTATTGAATTATTGGCAGACACAGCAGCGACAAGTCAGAGTGcttacaaaaaaaaaagagttgATCCGGCTAAAGAAAGTCTGATTTACGTATTTATCCAGGTTCAAACGGATTGCCAAAAATAGTCGATAACCTCGGAGTAAGCAAAGCAACAATATATTTGTTCTTCGAAAAGGTAAACTTCTTAACTTCTATAGAAGCATTGTACTAGTTCtctcgaagaaaaaaactaagaAAGCTATAGCTGTATCTTACCAAGCCATGAACTTGAGGAATTGGTAATCCTTATTAGGAAATACGCTAAACTAGGTAATAGCAGATGATTTACTAGCTTACTATCTCACACTAAGTCTGGCAACGCgcttattttttaatactTTTATACGAACCAATGAAATTTGATCCTCCCCTTTTTCGTCTAGTTAAATGAAGAGATACAAGTAGGCCTTTCTATTGAGTACTTAGCAAGATATGTATTTCTAAGAAACATCAACAGTTTCAGCCCACAACCGATTCATAAAATGTCTGCCTGGAGGAAAGCTGGTATATCATATGCTGCATATTTGAATGTGGCCGCTCAGGCTATCCGTTCTTCATTGAAAACTGAATTACAAACCGCTAGTGTTCTTAACAGATCGCAAACAGATGCTTTTTATACCCAATATAAAAATGGCACTGCAGCTTCTGAACCCACTCCAATAACAAAATAGTTTAACGCTTCCTGGGAACTGCagctctttttttactcGCTGATATACATTTTAAATATTCTAGCAACTGTGTATGAAAACTTACGTACTTTTATACGGGAAACTAATAATGACTACAATGATATTGAATACTGGCCGCTTCGAAGAGTGGTATAAAGTTTGTATCATTGcattaaaagaaaaagaaatatatgtCCCATCATCGCCAATCGCAATGTTGAATGGTCGTTTACCACTTTTGCGGCTGGGCATATGCAGAAACATGCTGTCCCGTCCCCGACTGGCTAAACTGCCATCTATAAGGTTTCGGTCTTTGGTCACCCCTTCTTCATCGCAGCTCATTCCTCTCAGTCGGTTGTGTTTAAGGTCACCTGCAGTTGGAAAATCACTAATTTTACAAAGTTTTAGATGTAATTCATCCAAAACAGTTCCAGAAACTTCTCTGCCTTCAGCCTCTCCCATATCTAAAGGATCAGCAAGGTCGGCACATGCAAAGGAGCAATCTAAAACTGATGACTATAAAGATATAATAAGGTTATTTATGTTGGCGAAACGGGATTGGAAACTGCTTCTTACAGCCATACTTCTTTTAACCATATCATGTTCCATAGGCATGTCTATTCCTAAAGTCATAGGTATTGTCCTTGACACACTTAAGACGTCATCTGGatcagatttttttgatttgaagataccgattttttctttgcctTTATATGagtttctttccttttttacTGTTGCTTTACTGATTGGTTGTGCTGCTAATTTTGGTAGATTTATATTATTGAGGATACTAAGTGAGCGTGTTGTTGCACGCCTAAGGGCAAATGTCATTAAAAAAACGCTTCATCAAGACGCAGAATTCTTCGACAACCATAAAGTTGGGGATTTAATTTCTCGTTTAGGATCTGATGCTTATGTTGTTTCAAGATCAATGACCCAGAAGGTCTCGGATGGGGTCAAAGCCCTAATTTGTGGGGTTGTTGGCGTGGGGATGATGTGTTCTTTGTCACCTCAACTATCAATATTGTTACTATTCTTCACTCCACCTGTTCTTTTTAGTGCCTCAGTGTTCGGGAAGCAAATTAGAAACACCTCTAAAGACCTTCAAGAAGCTACTGGTCAATTGACTAGAGTCGCTGAAGAACAACTCTCTGGTATCAAGACGGTTCAGTCGTTTGTTGCTGAAGGTAATGAATTGTCTAGGTATAACGTTGCAATTAGAGATATTTTTCAGGTGGGAAAAACTGCGGCATTTACAAACGCAAAGTTTTTTACTACAACTAGTCTCTTAGGTGACCTAAGTTTTTTAACCGTCCTTGCGTATGGCTCCTATCTTGTTTTACAATCACAGCTCTCCATTGGTGATCTGACTGCATTTATGCTGTACACAGAATATACGGGGAATGCGGTATTCGGCCTTTCTACCTTCTATTCGGAAATTATGCAGGGTGCTGGGGCCGCTTCCAGGTTGTTTGAATTAACAGATAGGAAACCTTCCATTTCACCGACTGTGGGACACAAGTATAAACCAGATCGTGGTGTTATCGAATTTAAAGATGTTTCATTTAGCTACCCTACAAGGCCTTCTGTTCAAATATTCAAGAatttaaattttaaaattgcGCCAGGATCGAGTGTTTGTATTGTGGGCCCTTCAGGTCGTGGTAAATCTACAATTGCACTCTTACTGCTAAGATATTATAATCCCACTACTGGGACTATTACGATAGATAACCAAGATATCTCTAAATTGAATTGTAAATCCCTAAGAAGGCATATTGGTATCGTTCAGCAAGAGCCGGTACTGATGTCAGGTACTATTAGGGATAATATCACTTATGGGTTGACATATACCCCaacaaaggaagaaatCAGGTCAGTAGCAAAGCAGTGCTTTTGCCATAACTTTATCACAAAATTTCCGAACACATACGATACGGTAATTGGTCCTCACGGCACCTTACTAAGTGGAGGACAAAAGCAGCGTATTGCGATTGCAAGGGCTCTAATCAAAAAGCCAACTATTTTGATTCTTGATGAAGCTACATCAGCTTTAGATGTTGAAAGTGAAGGAGCCATTAACTATACGTTTGGTCAActaatgaaatcaaaatcGATGACTATTGTTAGCATCGCGCACAGGCTAAGTACGATCAGAAGATCAGAGAATGTTATTGTCCTTGGCCATGATGGATCAGTGGTAGAAATGGgcaaattcaaagaattgTATGCGAATCCAACAAGTGCTTTATCGCAATTACTTAATGAGAAAGCGGCTCCTGGGCCATCTGACCAACAACTGCAAATAGAGAAGGTCATCGAAAAGGAAGATTTGAATGAGAGTAAGGAGCATGATGACCAGAAAAAGGACGATAATGAcgataatgataataatcATGATAACGACAGCAATAACCAGTCTCCAGAGACGAAAGACAATAATTCagatgatattgaaaaatctgTCGAACATCTCCTGAAAGACGCGGCAAAGGAGGCTAATCCAATTAAGATCACACCACAACCGTGAGTCATCCGCATCGCATATACCCATTCTTATCTCGCACATTTAAATATATACTATATATAATACTGTTAAATGCCAAATAAAAAGGATTTTCATTACCCGAATCGATACTTTTGGTAGCATAAACAAATAACATTGAAACAATAACAAAGTGTAATGTGGCCGCACGAATCTTTGTCTGTAACAGCCTTAAAGATTTCAGTAGCACTGCCATGGATAATGATGGACCCAGATCTATGACCATTGGGGATGACTTCCAAGAGAACTTTTGTGAACGTTTAGAAAGAATTCACAATACATTACATTCAATAAACGATTGCAACTCATTGAATGAGAGTACCACAAGTATATCAGAGACATTGTTAGTTCAATTTTATGATGATTTGGAGAACGTTGCCTCGGTAATTCCCGACTTAgtcaacaagaaaagactGGGAAAAGACGATATTTTGTTGTTTATGGACTGgttattattgaaaaaatatatgcTATATCAATTTATTAGTGACGTTCATAATATTGAGGAAGGTTTTGCTCATTTGTTGGATTTACTAGAGGATGAATTCTCGAAGGACGATCAGGATAGCGACAAATACAATCGATTTAGCCCGATGTTTGACGTCATAGAAGAATCTACACAAATTAAGACTCAGTTGGAGCCATGGCTTACTAACTTGAAGGAATTATTGGATACGTCATTGGAATTTAACGAAATTTCAAAGGATCATATGGATACATTACATAAAATCATTAATAGCAATATATCGTATTGTCTGGAAATTCAGGAAGAAAGGTTCGCGTCCCCGATACGGCATACTCCATCATTTACCCTAGAACAACTAGTCAAGTTATTAGGAACGCATACGGAGACAACTGAGCCAAAGGtaccaaaattttctccggcagaagatattttatcaagaaagttcttgaacctaaaaaaaaatatccctccaattgaaaaaagtttgaCTGATATCCTACCTCAAAGAATTGTGCAATTTGGGCACCGGAATATAACAAACATAACTACTTTGCAAACAAtcttgcaaaaaaaatacgaGCTGATAATGAAAGATTATAGATTTATGAATTCAGAGTTTAGGGAATTGAAAGTCGAACTAATCGACAAACGTTGGAATATACTCTTTATTAATTTAAATCATGAACTATTATACATTCTTGATGAGATAGAAAGGTTGCAGTCGAAATTACTGACAACAAAGTATACCAAAGATATCACTATAAGGCTCGAGAGGCAATTGGAgagaaaatcaaaaactgTTTCTAAGACATTCAATATTATTTACAGAGCATTGGAATTCTCACTTTTGGACGCTGGCGTCGCATCGAAGACAAATGAATTAGCTCAAAGATGGCTGAATATCAAGCCTACAGCGGATAAAATTCTAATCAAATCCTCCGCTTCAAACAAAATAGCTACTagcaagaagaagattccAAAACCGAAATCATTAGGCTTTGGGCGACCGAATAGTGTTATTGGAACTATAACCCAGGATTTCCAGGAGAGAGTCGCCATTAATGAAGGTGACAGTAATAAAACACCGGAAAATTCAACTACAGTGGCTTTGAAAGGTAAAAAGCTTGGTAAAGCGTTACTGCAGAAGATGAATATTAAACCTGCAACAAGCCcaaattcatcaaatgCGATTAATCCATTTTTTGATCCGGAGTCGCCAAACAAAGGAAAACTGATACTAAGTAGTGTTCCTCCCTTACCTTATGACGAAACCGATGAAACCACCCTCCGTGTTTCTCGTGgggaaaatgaaaagtcACCAGACTCCTTCATTACATCTCGGcatgaaaataaagtacAGATTACAGAAACTCCTTTGATGGCAAAGAATAAGTCTGTGCTTGACATCGAAAAAGATAAATGGAATCATTACCGGTCCTTGCCCTCTAGGATCCCTATATACAAGGATAAAGTGGTGAAAGTCACCGTAGAAAACACACCGATAGCAAAGGTTTTCCAGACTCCGCCAACAAAAATCACGACACCTAATAGTCAAGTTTGGGTCCCTTcgacaagaagaagaacccGATTGAGGCCTCCCACCCCCTTATCACAGTTACTTTCACCAAGAGAAGGGCGTTTAGATAAAACCCCAACTTATTGATACTAACCTAAAACTGTATACTTAtacatttttatatatccTCCCTCTCACCCTCTCCATTCATAGAATTTGTAATACTAGTTTAAATAATGTAATATTATGTGTAATTTTAAATAGTCCATGAAGATTCCGCACGTTTTCATTTTACAGTTTTTGACACCTTTACCCGACgctttataaaaaaaatagtataaGCATCACGACATAAGCAGCCTCAGGTCATtaaaacaataaaagaCTGGGAATTATAAACGTACAACGGTAAGGTCATTCACGCAGTGTATATGAATGACTGAAAGTGCTATAGATGACCAAAGGTTTAATCTTACAAAGGAGTTACAACGACACTCATGCAGAGATCAAGGGAAAATAACACAAAAGGATGATGCTTTAGATTTTATAAGTTACAGTTCTTTTCAATCCTCTTTTAATACTGACCAAAAAAGCGCGAACAATGGAAGTACTGTGAGAAGAAGCATAAGGTCGATTTTTAGAAGAGCAGCCGAATTGCCTAGAGTCCATATGGGGCCTCTTACTTATTCACATGGGATAAATGAGCTTGTTAACAAGAAATTAAGAAAAGACTGTGATCTCAGCACGCTATGTCGCGTATTGCAAAGAGGAATCAGGATGATTAGGAtgacaagaagaagaaggaagtTCTATGAATTTAAATTAATCAATAACAACGGGCAAATAATATGGAAAGATGGTTCGAAGTATCTGGAATTAGACTCCGTTAAAGACATCAGAATCGGTGATACGGCGAGTACTTATCAAGAGGAAGTAGATCCGAAAAGATTGAGATCGGACAGTAAACTTTGGATTGCTATTATTTATAAGGTTTCCAACAAATTGAAAGCGTTACACGTAGTTgctttgaatgaattggaCTTTAACACATTCTTAAGCTGCATTTGCGGTTTAGTGAAGTTAAGGAGGGAATTAATGGAAAGCATACTTTTGCCTGATAATTCGCAATTCGCTAGGATACATTGGCAAATTACTGTTTCtgaaaaagaggaagatgagAAAAAGGACACATTGAGCTTTGCAGATGTGAAGAAACTATGTGATAAATTTCATATTTATGTGTCAACTGGTCAATTGTTAGAGTTTTTCCAATTAGCAGACATCAATCATAACGGACTATTAaattattttgaatttgaaaagttcaTTAAAATCTTAAAGAATAGGAAAGAGGTAAATATGATTTGGTCTAAATTTACAAAACCTCCACACTCCCACTtatcatttgaaaatttttttcaatttttaattACAGAGCAGCATGAGCAAGTGGATCGTCAAACTGCATGGTCATATTTTATTAAGTACAGAGAACCGACTCAGCTGACGATGGGGCAAGATGGTTTTACCAAGTTCTTGAAGGAGCAACCATATTTGGTGGAGGTTAAAGAGGAGTTATATTCAAAGCCATTAAACCATTATTTTATTGCATCTTCACATAATACTTATTTATTGGGGAAACAAATTGCAGAAACTCCATCTGTGGAGGGATATATTCAAGTCCTACAACAAGGTTGTAGGTGCGTAGAAATTGATATATGGGATGGTGAAAATGGGCCAGTGGTATGCCATGGATTTTTAACGTCAGCTATTCCCTTAAAAACAGTTATACGCGTGATAAAGAAGTACGCTTTTATAACGTCTCCGTATCCTTTGATTATTTCACTGGAAATAAACTGTAACAAGGataatcaaaaattggCAAGCCTGATAATGAGAGAGGTTTTAGCAGAACAGCTGTACTTTGTTGGCACAAGAACTGATAAACTGCCATCACCAAGGGAATtaaaacataaaatacTGTTGAAATCCAAGAAGACGAGTGAAGCAACTAGAGGTCTTAGCGTTAATGAGCCATTTCCATCTTCTTTTAGTTCTTCTTACGAATCAGCTAATGAACAGGAATTAAGAATGAAAGATGACTCCACGAACAGTAGTAGCGCAACAAATTCTTCTAGTATGCAACGCATCAAAAGAATTGGATTAAAAAAGCACGCTGATATAATTAATGATGTTTCTAACATTTCTGGAATACATGGCATCAAGTTCAGGAATTTCTCTTTACCAGAGTCCAAAACGATAGCGCATTGTTTTTCACTGAATGAGCGCAAAGTAGAATACATGATAAAAGACAAACACTTAAAATTATCGTTGGATAAACATAATAGAAGATATTTGATGAGAGTCTATCCTCACGTTTTACGATacaaatcatcaaattttaaCCCAATACCTTTTTGGAAGGCCGGTGTACAAATGGTGGCTACGAATTGGCAAACTAATGATATTGGACAGCAACTTAATCTGGCAATGTTTCAAATATTAGATCACCAACCTGATGGAAGTTTTAAATCAGGATACGTGCTAAAACCAAAAAAGTTGCTACCTGTAGTAACAAAGGCGAAAATGATTCCATTAATTTACgaacattttgaaaatggtagTGATCCTGTTACTGTTAAAATTCGAATTTTATCTACACAGTTATTGCCCAGATTGAATGATACATCGCCAAGCAGAAATAACACCAATTCCTTTGTTAAAGTGGAGTTTCATACCGATGACGAGCCGACAATGCCCATCTCAATCGATAAGGGTACAAGGATTTCTGCCACTGAAGCATCCACTAAGAGTTCTCAAGGGAATGGATTCAACCCAATATGGGATGCTGAAGTTTCTATCACATTGAAAGATACAGACCTCACATTTATAAAATTCATGGTTATCTCTGAAGAGACCCAGATTGCATCTGTTTGCCTTAAGCTGAACTATTTGAGGATGGGATATCGTCACATTCCGTTGTTTAACATGGAGGGGGAACAATACATATTTTGCACTTTATTTATTCATACACAAATTTTATAGGCGATCTTTTTCCGGCCAAATACACATATTCATAAATACGTACATATACCTACTTGCATATACCAACATGATTACCTAGAATGGATATATCAAATGGGACGACGAAGTACCACGACAATACACAATAACAACTTCTGTTTTTCGCTGATTGCCTTCTCTTCAGCAGAAAGTTGATGCATATTTCGCGTAGCGCGTTGACGCGTCTTCTTTCTGAAGTTTTGTGCTTTTGTTATCATACTATAtaaagtaaaaagaaaggagaACATATTAAGCATTACTGAATTAGGATcctttggaagaaataaagTAAGAGACACTGAAAGATGATATCACCATCAAAAAAGAGAACCATTTTATCAAGCAAGAATATAAACCAAAAACCACGAGCAGTGGTAAAAGGCAATGAACTTCGTTCACCATCAAAGAGAAGGTCACAAATAGACACAGACTATGCACTAAGGCGAAGTCCAATAAAGACAATCCAAATTTCTAAAGCTGCACAATTTATGCTGTATGAGGAAACGGctgaagaaagaaacataGCTGTCCACAGACATAATGAAATatacaataataacaattcTGTGAGCAATGAGAATAATCCTTCCcaagtaaaagaaaaccttTCACCCGCTAAAATTTGCCCTTATGAAAGAGCATTTTTAAGGGAAGGAGGAAGAATTGCATTGAAGGACTTAAGTGTTGACGAATTCAAAGGTTACATACAGGATCCTCTCACCGATGAGACTATACCACTGACGTTGCCACTGggtgataaaaaaatcagcCTACCCAGTTTTATAACGCCGCCAAGAAATTCGAAGATatctattttcttcactaGTAAACACCAAGGACAGAACCCAGAGACAAAGATATCCCGTTCTACCGATGACGtcagtgaaaaaaaagtagtgAGAAAACTGTCCTTCCACGTCTATGAAGATGAGTAAATAATGTACACAGTTAGCGTCTAATAATTAATTAACGATACCAATTTAATTCATTCACGTATTCCTCACCTCGTGTGTAAATTACTAACAGagtagtaataataataagaatcaataataataataaatccATCCTTGTGTATTACCCGGGTTAGAGggtagaaaaatttttgaaaatcgCGATGAGctgaa is a genomic window of Saccharomyces cerevisiae S288C chromosome XVI, complete sequence containing:
- the PLC1 gene encoding phosphatidylinositol phospholipase C (Phospholipase C; hydrolyzes phosphatidylinositol 4,5-biphosphate (PIP2) to generate the signaling molecules inositol 1,4,5-triphosphate (IP3) and 1,2-diacylglycerol (DAG); involved in regulating many cellular processes; Plc1p and inositol polyphosphates are required for acetyl-CoA homeostasis which regulates global histone acetylation), with translation MTESAIDDQRFNLTKELQRHSCRDQGKITQKDDALDFISYSSFQSSFNTDQKSANNGSTVRRSIRSIFRRAAELPRVHMGPLTYSHGINELVNKKLRKDCDLSTLCRVLQRGIRMIRMTRRRRKFYEFKLINNNGQIIWKDGSKYLELDSVKDIRIGDTASTYQEEVDPKRLRSDSKLWIAIIYKVSNKLKALHVVALNELDFNTFLSCICGLVKLRRELMESILLPDNSQFARIHWQITVSEKEEDEKKDTLSFADVKKLCDKFHIYVSTGQLLEFFQLADINHNGLLNYFEFEKFIKILKNRKEVNMIWSKFTKPPHSHLSFENFFQFLITEQHEQVDRQTAWSYFIKYREPTQLTMGQDGFTKFLKEQPYLVEVKEELYSKPLNHYFIASSHNTYLLGKQIAETPSVEGYIQVLQQGCRCVEIDIWDGENGPVVCHGFLTSAIPLKTVIRVIKKYAFITSPYPLIISLEINCNKDNQKLASLIMREVLAEQLYFVGTRTDKLPSPRELKHKILLKSKKTSEATRGLSVNEPFPSSFSSSYESANEQELRMKDDSTNSSSATNSSSMQRIKRIGLKKHADIINDVSNISGIHGIKFRNFSLPESKTIAHCFSLNERKVEYMIKDKHLKLSLDKHNRRYLMRVYPHVLRYKSSNFNPIPFWKAGVQMVATNWQTNDIGQQLNLAMFQILDHQPDGSFKSGYVLKPKKLLPVVTKAKMIPLIYEHFENGSDPVTVKIRILSTQLLPRLNDTSPSRNNTNSFVKVEFHTDDEPTMPISIDKGTRISATEASTKSSQGNGFNPIWDAEVSITLKDTDLTFIKFMVISEETQIASVCLKLNYLRMGYRHIPLFNMEGEQYIFCTLFIHTQIL
- the ACM1 gene encoding Acm1p (Pseudosubstrate inhibitor of the APC/C; suppresses APC/C [Cdh1]-mediated proteolysis of mitotic cyclins; associates with Cdh1p, Bmh1p and Bmh2p; cell cycle regulated protein; the anaphase-promoting complex/cyclosome is also known as APC/C), which encodes MISPSKKRTILSSKNINQKPRAVVKGNELRSPSKRRSQIDTDYALRRSPIKTIQISKAAQFMLYEETAEERNIAVHRHNEIYNNNNSVSNENNPSQVKENLSPAKICPYERAFLREGGRIALKDLSVDEFKGYIQDPLTDETIPLTLPLGDKKISLPSFITPPRNSKISIFFTSKHQGQNPETKISRSTDDVSEKKVVRKLSFHVYEDE